Proteins from a genomic interval of Bradyrhizobium sp. CCBAU 53340:
- the alr gene encoding alanine racemase translates to MAPDPNMIPQSGLLSVEANQAAALAPFGGVLTVDLDAIIANWRKLEKTAVPAECSAVIKADAYGCGTAQVAQALNKAGCKTFFVATIEEARTARAAVPDATIYVLGGYFQNTGEHYAKINCRPVIGDLNELAEWDVFCRRFGWSGGAAIHIDTGMNRLGLTLSEAQAIIPRINAGDHGITLVMSHLVSAEQLNSQTNAKQLAAFRGIASEFSGVPASLANSSGIFLGAPFQFDMVRPGAALYGVNPTPEADNPMQQVVDLKARIVQTRNVERGETVGYGGTWTARRPTKLAIIAVGYADGYFRAASSNDGTRGAEVIVAGKRCPVAGRVSMDLIAIDITDLPPNAARRGHMATLLGEGITVDELAHHFGTIGYEVLTSLGHRYARVYKGGNVVEPLVKPEPAQASEQPLSPPPLEQPAAAPPLPS, encoded by the coding sequence ATGGCGCCCGACCCGAACATGATCCCGCAATCCGGCCTTCTCTCGGTGGAGGCCAATCAGGCTGCCGCACTCGCTCCCTTCGGCGGCGTGCTCACCGTCGATCTCGACGCGATCATCGCCAATTGGCGCAAGCTCGAGAAGACCGCCGTGCCGGCCGAGTGCTCCGCGGTGATCAAGGCCGACGCCTATGGCTGCGGCACCGCGCAGGTCGCGCAGGCGCTGAACAAGGCCGGCTGCAAGACCTTCTTCGTCGCCACCATTGAGGAAGCGCGCACCGCGCGCGCAGCGGTGCCCGACGCCACCATCTACGTGCTCGGCGGCTACTTCCAGAACACCGGCGAGCACTACGCCAAGATCAACTGCCGCCCCGTCATCGGCGACCTCAACGAGCTGGCCGAATGGGACGTGTTCTGCCGCCGATTCGGCTGGTCCGGCGGCGCCGCTATCCATATCGACACCGGCATGAACCGGCTCGGGCTGACGCTGTCGGAGGCGCAGGCCATCATCCCCCGCATCAACGCCGGCGATCACGGCATCACGCTGGTGATGAGCCATCTGGTCTCGGCCGAGCAGCTCAACAGCCAGACCAACGCAAAACAGCTCGCCGCCTTCCGTGGCATCGCGAGCGAATTCTCCGGCGTGCCTGCATCGCTCGCGAATTCCTCGGGCATCTTCCTCGGCGCCCCCTTCCAGTTCGACATGGTGCGGCCGGGCGCGGCGCTCTACGGCGTCAATCCGACGCCCGAGGCTGACAATCCGATGCAACAGGTGGTCGACCTCAAGGCGCGCATCGTGCAGACCCGCAATGTCGAGCGCGGCGAGACCGTCGGCTATGGCGGCACCTGGACCGCGCGGCGGCCGACCAAGCTCGCGATCATCGCGGTCGGCTATGCCGATGGCTATTTCCGTGCCGCCAGCTCCAATGACGGCACCCGCGGCGCCGAGGTCATCGTCGCCGGCAAGCGTTGCCCGGTCGCGGGCCGCGTCTCCATGGATTTGATCGCGATCGACATCACCGATCTGCCGCCGAACGCGGCGCGGCGCGGCCACATGGCGACGCTGCTCGGCGAAGGCATCACCGTCGACGAGCTCGCGCATCATTTCGGCACCATCGGCTACGAGGTGCTGACCAGCCTCGGGCATCGCTACGCCCGCGTCTACAAGGGCGGCAACGTCGTCGAGCCGTTGGTGAAGCCGGAGCCCGCGCAGGCATCCGAACAGC
- a CDS encoding replicative DNA helicase has translation MALTDSNVLKLAPEPGTPAYRSAPHNIEAEQSLLGAILVNNDAFYRVSDFLEAKHFFEPLHQTIFETAGSLIRMGKIATPVTLKTFLPADTDVGGMTIGQYLARLAAEATTIINAQDYGRTVYDLSLRRDLIGIGEDMVNVAYDAPVDFQPRAQIEDAERKLYELAESGRYDGGFQKFSQALAVAVDLAAKAFQRDGKLSGISTGMRDLDTKMGGLQHSDLIIVAGRPGMGKTSLATNIAYNVARAYVPELQADGTTKAANGGVIGFFSCEMSADQLATRIVAERTGVPSSHIRRGGISEADFEKIREVSIELQSLPFYVDATGGLSIAQLMARARRLKRQKGLDLLVIDYIQLLSGSSKRASDSRVQEITEITTSLKALAKELNVPVIALSQLSRQVESRDDKRPQLSDLRESGSIEQDADVVLFVYREEYYLAMKEPRPGTPEHEKWQLDMSLAHGKAEVIIGKQRHGPTGTVDLAFEASVTRFGDLAPDAQLPARGGDDY, from the coding sequence ATGGCCCTGACTGATTCGAACGTCCTCAAACTCGCGCCCGAGCCGGGAACTCCCGCCTACCGGAGTGCGCCACATAACATCGAGGCGGAACAGAGCCTTCTGGGCGCGATCCTGGTCAACAATGATGCGTTCTACCGTGTCTCCGACTTCCTGGAGGCGAAGCATTTCTTCGAACCGCTGCACCAGACCATTTTCGAGACCGCCGGCAGCCTGATCCGGATGGGCAAGATCGCCACCCCCGTGACGCTGAAGACGTTCCTGCCCGCAGATACCGACGTCGGCGGCATGACCATTGGCCAATACCTGGCACGCCTCGCGGCCGAAGCGACCACCATCATCAACGCCCAGGACTATGGCCGCACGGTCTACGACCTATCCTTGCGCCGTGACCTGATCGGCATCGGCGAGGACATGGTCAATGTCGCCTATGACGCGCCGGTCGACTTCCAGCCGCGGGCGCAGATCGAGGACGCCGAGCGAAAGCTCTACGAGCTTGCTGAGTCCGGCCGATACGACGGCGGCTTCCAGAAATTCTCGCAGGCGTTGGCGGTCGCGGTCGACCTCGCGGCAAAAGCGTTCCAGCGCGATGGAAAGCTCTCCGGCATTTCGACGGGGATGCGCGACCTCGACACCAAGATGGGCGGTCTGCAGCACTCCGACCTGATCATCGTCGCGGGCCGTCCCGGCATGGGCAAGACCTCGCTTGCGACCAACATCGCCTACAATGTCGCACGCGCCTATGTTCCGGAACTCCAGGCCGACGGCACCACCAAGGCCGCTAATGGCGGCGTGATCGGATTCTTCTCCTGCGAAATGTCGGCCGACCAGCTCGCCACGCGTATCGTGGCCGAGCGTACCGGCGTTCCCTCCTCCCACATCCGCCGTGGCGGCATCTCGGAAGCCGATTTCGAGAAGATCCGGGAGGTCTCGATCGAGCTGCAATCGCTGCCTTTCTATGTCGACGCGACTGGTGGCCTGTCGATCGCGCAATTGATGGCGCGCGCGCGCCGGCTGAAGCGCCAGAAGGGCCTCGACCTGCTCGTGATCGACTACATCCAGCTGCTCTCCGGCTCAAGCAAGCGTGCCAGCGACAGCCGCGTGCAGGAAATCACGGAGATTACGACCAGCCTGAAGGCCCTCGCCAAGGAACTCAATGTCCCTGTCATCGCGCTGTCCCAGCTCTCACGCCAGGTCGAATCCCGCGACGACAAACGGCCGCAGCTCTCCGACTTGCGTGAATCCGGATCAATCGAACAGGACGCCGACGTCGTCCTGTTCGTGTACCGCGAGGAATATTACCTCGCGATGAAGGAGCCCCGTCCAGGCACGCCCGAACACGAGAAGTGGCAGCTCGACATGAGCCTTGCGCACGGAAAAGCCGAGGTCATCATCGGCAAGCAGCGTCACGGCCCGACCGGCACCGTCGATTTGGCGTTCGAAGCCTCGGTCACAAGGTTCGGCGACCTCGCGCCAGACGCGCAGCTGCCGGCGCGCGGCGGCGACGACTACTGA